The following nucleotide sequence is from Pseudomonas sessilinigenes.
CCTCGACAAACTGCTGCCCGAAGCCTTTGCGGTCGCCCGTGAAGCCGGCAAGCGGATCATGGGGATGCGGCACTTCGACGTGCAGCTGATCGGTGGCATGACCTTGCACGAAGGCAAGATCGCCGAAATGCGCACCGGTGAGGGCAAGACCCTGGTGGCGACCCTGGGCGTCTACCTCAACGCATTGTCCGGCAAGGGCGTGCACGTGGTGACGGTGAACGACTACCTGGCTCGCCGCGACGCCAACTGGATGCGCCCGCTGTATGAATTCCTCGGCCTGAGCGTCGGCGTGGTCACGCCGTTCCAGCCACCGGAGGAGAAGCGTGCCGCCTACGCCGCCGACATCACCTACGGCACCAACAACGAATTCGGTTTCGACTACCTGCGCGACAACATGGCTTTCAGCATGGAAGAGAAGTTCCAGCGCGAGCTCAATTTTGCCGTGATCGACGAAGTCGACTCGATCCTCATCGACGAGGCCCGTACCCCGCTGATCATCTCTGGCCAGGCCGAGGACAGTTCCCGCCTGTACACCGAGATCAACAAGCTGATCCCGCGCCTGGTACCGCACATCGAGGAAGTGGAAGGCCAGGTCACCAAGGCCGGTCACTTCACCGTCGACGAGAAGACCCGTCAGGTCGAGCTCAACGAAGCCGGTCACCAGTTCATCGAAGAGATGCTGACTCAGGTCGGCCTCCTGGCCGAGGGCGAGAGCCTGTACTCGGCCCATAACCTGGGTCTCCTGACCCACGTCTATGCCGGCCTGCGGGCGCACAAGCTGTTCAACCGCAACGTTGAGTACATCGTGCAGGATGGCCAGGTGGTCCTGGTGGACGAACACACCGGCCGTACCATGCCGGGTCGACGCCTCTCCGAGGGCTTGCACCAGGCCATCGAAGCCAAGGAAAACCTCAATATCCAGGCCGAGAGCCAAACCCTGGCCTCCACCACCTTCCAGAACTACTTCCGCCTGTACACCAAGCTGTCCGGCATGACCGGTACCGCCGATACCGAGGCGTTCGAGTTCCATCAGATCTACGGCCTGCAGGTGATGGTGATTCCGCCGAACAAGCCGCTGGCGCGCAAGGACTACAACGACCTGGTGTTCCTGACCGCGGACGAGAAGTACGCCGCGATCATCAGCGACATCAAGGACTGCATGACCCAGGGCCGTCCGGTGCTGGTGGGTACCGCCACCATCGAGACCTCCGAGCACATGTCCAACCTGCTCAACAAGGAAGGCATCGAGCACAAGGTCCTGAACGCCAAGTTCCACGAAAAAGAAGCCGAGATCATTGCCCAGGCGGGTCGCCCTGGCGCCCTGACCATCGCCACCAACATGGCCGGTCGTGGTACCGACATCCTGCTGGGCGGCAACTGGGAAGTGGAAGTCGCCTCCCTGGAGGACCCGACTCCCGAGCAGATTGCCCAGATCAAGGCCGACTGGCAGAAACGCCACCAGCAGGTGCTGGAATCCGGCGGCCTGCAGGTCATCGCTTCCGAGCGCCATGAGTCGCGTCGTATCGACAACCAGTTGCGTGGTCGTGCCGGTCGCCAGGGTGATGCCGGCTCCAGCCGCTTCTACCTGTCGCTGGAAGACAGCCTGATGCGCATCTTCGCCTCCGATCGGGTGAAGAACTTCATGAAGGCCCTGGGCATGCAATCCGGCGAGGCGATCGAGCACCGTATGGTGACCAACGCCATCGAAAAGGCCCAGCGCAAGGTCGAAGGCCGCAACTTCGACATCCGCAAGCAACTGCTGGAGTTCGACGACGTCAACAACGAGCAGCGCAAGGTGATCTACCACATGCGCAACACGCTGCTGGCTGCGGACAACATCGGCGAGACCATCGCCGACTTCCGCCAGGACGTGCTGAGCGCCACCGTCAGTGCCCACATTCCTCCACAGTCGCTGCCTGAGCAGTGGGATGTGGCAGGCCTGGAAGCTGCGCTCCAGAGCGATTTCGGTGTGAGCCTGCCGATCCAGCAATGGCTCGACGAAGACGATCACCTGTACGAGGAAACCCTGCGTGAGAAGCTGCTCAACGAGCTGATCACCGCGTACAACGAGAAAGAAGACCAGGCCGGCGCCGAAGCGCTGCGCACCTTCGAGAAGCAGATCGTGCTGCGAGTCCTGGATGACCTGTGGAAAGACCACCTGTCGACCATGGACCACCTGCGCCACGGCATCCACCTGCGTGGTTATGCGCAGAAGAACCCCAAGCAGGAGTACAAGCGCGAGTCCTTCACCCTGTTCTCCGAGCTGCTGGATTCCATCAAGCGCGACTCGATCCGGGTGTTGTCCCACGTCCAGGTGCGTCGCGAAGACCCGGCCGAGGAAGAGGCGCGCCTGCGCCAGGAAGCCGAGTCCCTGGCTCGTCGCATGCAGTTCGAGCACGCCGAGGCCCCAGGCCTGGACCAGCCCGAAGCATTGGAAGAGGGCGTCGAGGTTGACGTGGCCCTGGCTTCCGCGCCGGTACGCAATGAACAGAAGCTGGGTCGCAACGAACTGTGCTACTGCGGTTCGGGCAAGAAGTACAAACACTGTCACGGCCAGATCAACTAAGATCCACGCCAGACACTGAAACACCCACGCCGTGACGGCATCAGCCGTCGCGGCGTTTTTCCATTTGCAGCACCGTCTTTCATGCCGACGGTGCACCCATCTTGAGAGGAGCGCATTCATGGCTGTTGGTCTTGGTCCTTTGCCAACGTTGCACCCGGTTGCCGGTTTCGAACTCGGTATCGCCTCGGCTGGTATCAAGCGCCCGGGGCGCAAGGATGTGGTGGTCATGCGTTGCGCTGAAGGCTCGACGGTGGCCGGGGTGTTCACCCTCAATGCGTTCTGCGCCGCACCGGTGATCCTGGCCAAGCAGCGTGTACAGGGCCCAGTACGTTACTTGCTGACCAACACCGGCAACGCCAACGCCGGTACCGGCGAGCCGGGCCTGGCGGCAGCCAGCCGTACCTGCGCCAAGCTGGCTGAGCTGGCCGGGGTCGATGCCAGTGCGGTACTGCCGTATTCCACCGGCGTGATCGGCGAGCCGTTGCCCGTTGAGAAAATCGAAGGCGCATTGCAGGCCGCCCTGGACGATCTGTCCGTGGACAACTGGGCCGCTGCCGCCACCGGGATCATGACCACCGACACCCTGCCCAAGGGCGCCAGCCGCCAGTTCCAGCATGACGGCGTGACCATCACCGTCACCGGGATCAGCAAGGGTGCGGGAATGATCCGCCCGAACATGGCGACCATGCTTGGCTACATCGCCACCGACGCCAAGGTCTCCCGCGACGTTCTGCAAAACCTGCTGCTGGACGGTGCCAACAAATCCTTCAACCGCATTACCATCGATGGCGATACCTCCACCAACGACTGCTGCATGCTGATCGCCACTGGCCAGGCCAAGCTGCCGGAAATCACCGAGGCCAAAGGCCCGCTGTTCGCCGCGCTGAAGCAGGCAGTGTTCGAAGTCTGCATGGAGGTGGCCCAGGCCATCGTCCGTGATGGCGAGGGCGCCACCAAGTTCGTCACCGTCCAAGTCAATGGTGGCGGCAACCATCAGGAATGCCTGGATGTGGGCTACACCGTGGCTCATTCGCCGCTGATCAAGACTGCACTGTTCGCCTCCGACCCGAATTGGGGTCGCATCCTGGCTGCCGTGGGCCGTGCCGGCGTTCCAGAGCTGGATGTGAGCAAGATCGATGTGTTCCTCGGTGAGGTCTGCATCGCCAGTCGTGGCGCTCGGGCAGCCAGCTACACCGAAGCCCAAGGGGCGGCGGTGATGCAGCAGGAAGAAATCACCATCCGTATCGAGCTGGGACGGGGTGCTTGCAGCGAAACCATCTGGACCACCGACCTGTCCCACGAATACGTGAAGATCAACGCCGAATACCGTACCTGATACCGGGTATGCCTGCCCTGGAGGCTTGCAGGGCAGGGTGATCATCATTTTTCAACGGCCGGCCGCCAGGGCAGGCCGAACGCCGGACCAGAGGAAAACGTGGTGAAACGAGTACATGTGGCAGCGGCCGTCATCCGGGATGCCAGTGGCAAGATCCTGATTGCCCGACGTGCCGATACTCAGCATCAAGGGGGCTTGTGGGAGTTTCCCGGAGGCAAGGTCGAAGCCGGGGAGGCCGTGCAGGTCGCGTTGGCGCGTGAGCTGCACGAAGAACTGGGTATCGA
It contains:
- the secA gene encoding preprotein translocase subunit SecA, producing the protein MFAPLLKKLFGSKNEREVKRMLKTVQIVNAFEEQMVALSDDQLRAKTGEFKARIAKGETLDKLLPEAFAVAREAGKRIMGMRHFDVQLIGGMTLHEGKIAEMRTGEGKTLVATLGVYLNALSGKGVHVVTVNDYLARRDANWMRPLYEFLGLSVGVVTPFQPPEEKRAAYAADITYGTNNEFGFDYLRDNMAFSMEEKFQRELNFAVIDEVDSILIDEARTPLIISGQAEDSSRLYTEINKLIPRLVPHIEEVEGQVTKAGHFTVDEKTRQVELNEAGHQFIEEMLTQVGLLAEGESLYSAHNLGLLTHVYAGLRAHKLFNRNVEYIVQDGQVVLVDEHTGRTMPGRRLSEGLHQAIEAKENLNIQAESQTLASTTFQNYFRLYTKLSGMTGTADTEAFEFHQIYGLQVMVIPPNKPLARKDYNDLVFLTADEKYAAIISDIKDCMTQGRPVLVGTATIETSEHMSNLLNKEGIEHKVLNAKFHEKEAEIIAQAGRPGALTIATNMAGRGTDILLGGNWEVEVASLEDPTPEQIAQIKADWQKRHQQVLESGGLQVIASERHESRRIDNQLRGRAGRQGDAGSSRFYLSLEDSLMRIFASDRVKNFMKALGMQSGEAIEHRMVTNAIEKAQRKVEGRNFDIRKQLLEFDDVNNEQRKVIYHMRNTLLAADNIGETIADFRQDVLSATVSAHIPPQSLPEQWDVAGLEAALQSDFGVSLPIQQWLDEDDHLYEETLREKLLNELITAYNEKEDQAGAEALRTFEKQIVLRVLDDLWKDHLSTMDHLRHGIHLRGYAQKNPKQEYKRESFTLFSELLDSIKRDSIRVLSHVQVRREDPAEEEARLRQEAESLARRMQFEHAEAPGLDQPEALEEGVEVDVALASAPVRNEQKLGRNELCYCGSGKKYKHCHGQIN
- the argJ gene encoding bifunctional glutamate N-acetyltransferase/amino-acid acetyltransferase ArgJ; this encodes MAVGLGPLPTLHPVAGFELGIASAGIKRPGRKDVVVMRCAEGSTVAGVFTLNAFCAAPVILAKQRVQGPVRYLLTNTGNANAGTGEPGLAAASRTCAKLAELAGVDASAVLPYSTGVIGEPLPVEKIEGALQAALDDLSVDNWAAAATGIMTTDTLPKGASRQFQHDGVTITVTGISKGAGMIRPNMATMLGYIATDAKVSRDVLQNLLLDGANKSFNRITIDGDTSTNDCCMLIATGQAKLPEITEAKGPLFAALKQAVFEVCMEVAQAIVRDGEGATKFVTVQVNGGGNHQECLDVGYTVAHSPLIKTALFASDPNWGRILAAVGRAGVPELDVSKIDVFLGEVCIASRGARAASYTEAQGAAVMQQEEITIRIELGRGACSETIWTTDLSHEYVKINAEYRT